One stretch of Methylococcus capsulatus DNA includes these proteins:
- a CDS encoding HlyD family secretion protein: protein MNKVILALLTAFLLAGAVGFGVWRDRYVRELPPGIARGNGRLEAIEIDVGAKYGGRITEVSVREGDDVVAGQPLVRIDTSEEQAQLQSVDAELKRARESLDYAGQMLRVARHDLELAQNIFRRSSRLVAQAAVSAEKLDHDRTELSNAVARLDAAQSRIGEAEAGIDAVAAEKRRIESVIRESVLVAPKEARVLYKLSEPGEVLPRGGKALTLIDLNDVYMVLYLGEAEAGQAEIGGEVRIVLDALPDLPLPAHLVFVSPKAQFTPKQVETSSERQKLMFRLKAQVDPEFLRAHRGLVKPGMPGVAYVKLRPEASWPSLQR from the coding sequence GTGAACAAAGTCATCCTTGCGCTGCTGACAGCGTTCCTGCTCGCGGGTGCCGTCGGGTTCGGCGTCTGGCGCGACCGCTATGTCCGTGAGTTGCCGCCCGGCATCGCTCGCGGCAACGGGCGCCTGGAGGCCATCGAAATCGATGTCGGCGCCAAGTATGGCGGGCGCATCACCGAGGTATCGGTGCGTGAGGGCGACGACGTCGTTGCGGGTCAGCCGTTGGTCCGTATCGATACCAGCGAGGAACAGGCTCAGTTGCAGAGTGTCGATGCCGAGCTCAAGCGGGCGCGGGAATCGCTCGATTACGCCGGCCAGATGCTGCGGGTGGCCCGGCACGATCTGGAGTTGGCGCAGAACATTTTCAGACGCTCGTCCCGCCTGGTCGCCCAGGCGGCGGTTTCGGCCGAGAAACTGGATCACGACCGCACCGAGCTGAGCAACGCCGTGGCCCGGCTCGATGCGGCCCAGTCACGGATCGGCGAGGCCGAAGCCGGGATCGACGCCGTCGCTGCCGAAAAGCGCCGGATCGAATCAGTGATAAGGGAGAGCGTGCTCGTGGCTCCCAAAGAGGCCAGGGTCCTGTACAAATTGTCGGAGCCGGGCGAAGTGCTCCCCCGCGGCGGCAAGGCGCTGACCCTCATCGATCTGAACGATGTCTACATGGTGCTTTACCTCGGCGAAGCTGAAGCGGGCCAGGCAGAGATTGGCGGTGAGGTGCGCATCGTGCTGGACGCACTGCCGGATCTGCCGCTGCCGGCGCACCTGGTATTCGTCTCGCCCAAGGCGCAGTTCACCCCCAAGCAGGTGGAGACTTCGAGCGAACGGCAGAAGCTGATGTTCCGCTTGAAGGCCCAGGTCGATCCAGAATTCCTCCGCGCCCATCGCGGATTGGTCAAGCCGGGCATGCCCGGCGTGGCTTACGTCAAACTCCGGCCGGAGGCGTCCTGGCCGTCTTTGCAGCGATGA